A section of the Sporolituus thermophilus DSM 23256 genome encodes:
- a CDS encoding ROK family protein — MELCFNPAAGYVIGVEIRRHETTIGIADLSGRCEKVTSTAIDMSEPDQGLSCLIPVIKKILNDRDYARYRFLGLGIAFPGLINREGTVRRAVNLGPAWQGYPLRERLAAALPLPVLVENNANAAVIAERWAGAGRGVSDLVYINLGEGISAGILCHDTLLQGYQGYAGEIGHIVVQPGGQLCNCGNRGCLETVCAIPALIERANREIPLLDWAEPLKRHWQEQGVLTIDHLLAYAGDPASYAGQLMWGVGRKVGIAAANIINLYNPQALIIGGKLAKAGDVLMKGIMETVAANAFPEMAQATYIGWSAFGERAGLYGACALALRLVFASPDSPLWEA; from the coding sequence ATGGAGCTGTGCTTTAATCCTGCCGCCGGCTATGTTATCGGCGTGGAGATAAGGCGACACGAAACGACGATTGGGATCGCCGATTTGAGTGGCCGCTGTGAAAAAGTAACCAGCACCGCAATCGACATGAGCGAACCCGACCAAGGGCTTAGTTGCCTTATCCCGGTGATCAAAAAAATATTAAATGACCGGGATTACGCACGCTATCGCTTTCTTGGCCTAGGCATAGCGTTTCCCGGCCTTATCAACCGGGAAGGAACGGTGCGGCGGGCCGTCAACCTGGGGCCGGCCTGGCAGGGATACCCGCTCCGCGAGCGGTTGGCCGCGGCGCTTCCGCTGCCGGTGTTGGTTGAAAACAACGCGAACGCCGCCGTTATCGCCGAACGTTGGGCCGGGGCCGGGCGGGGGGTTTCCGATCTGGTATATATCAACCTGGGCGAAGGCATCAGCGCCGGTATTCTCTGCCATGACACCCTTCTGCAGGGGTATCAGGGTTATGCCGGCGAGATTGGCCATATCGTCGTCCAGCCTGGCGGCCAACTCTGTAACTGCGGCAACCGTGGCTGTCTCGAGACGGTTTGCGCTATTCCGGCCTTAATCGAGCGGGCCAACCGGGAAATTCCGCTGCTTGACTGGGCGGAGCCGCTTAAACGGCATTGGCAGGAGCAGGGAGTACTCACTATCGATCACCTGCTCGCGTATGCGGGCGACCCGGCTTCTTACGCCGGTCAGCTTATGTGGGGGGTCGGCCGGAAAGTAGGCATAGCGGCGGCCAATATCATCAACCTGTACAATCCGCAGGCCCTTATTATTGGCGGCAAGCTGGCCAAGGCCGGCGATGTGCTGATGAAAGGTATTATGGAAACAGTGGCGGCTAACGCTTTCCCGGAAATGGCCCAAGCCACCTATATCGGCTGGTCGGCTTTTGGCGAGCGGGCCGGCCTGTACGGCGCTTGCGCCCTGGCGTTGCGGCTGGTTTTTGCTTCGCCTGATTCGCCGCTTTGGGAAGCGTAA